One genomic window of Ornithorhynchus anatinus isolate Pmale09 chromosome 10, mOrnAna1.pri.v4, whole genome shotgun sequence includes the following:
- the LOC100078536 gene encoding histone H3-like, with translation MVVEAIGTTLFLVFLSFAVSVTAHDKQTAHKITGGKASHKQLANKAARKNPPATGGEKKPHCYRPGIVALREIWRYQKFGLIHKLPFHGLVSEIAQDFKTDLHFQSSAIMALQEVNEAYLMELFEDTNQCAIHAKRVTIMPKDIQLACHIRGERA, from the coding sequence CATTGTTTTTGGTGTTCTTGTCATTTGCTGTTTCTGTGACGGCTCATGATAAGCAGACTGCCCATAAGATCACCGGCGGCAAGGCGTCCCACAAACAGCTGGCCAACAAGGCTGCCCGCAAGAACCCCCCAGCTACCGGCGGCGAGAAGAAGCCTCACTGCTACCGGCCTGGCATCGTGGCTCTGCGGGAGATCTGGCGCTACCAGAAGTTTGGGCTGATCCACAAACTTCCCTTTCACGGGCTGGTGAGTGAGATCGCCCAGGACTTCAAGACAGATCTGCACTTCCAGAGCTCGGCCATTATGGCACTgcaggaggtaaatgaggcctacCTGATGGAACTGTTCGAGGACACCAACCAGTGCGCCATTCACGCCAAGAGGGTCACCATCATGCCCAAGGACATCCAGCTTGCCTGCCACATCCGTGGAGAGAGAGCTTAA